Proteins encoded by one window of Bradyrhizobium sp. B097:
- a CDS encoding branched-chain amino acid ABC transporter permease: protein MTETTQSIKQPGARTGSWYEFATRHRASIVAVVILVFPLVMPFTALAVNILIYGLYALGFNLVFGYLGLLSFGHAALFGTGAYLCGIAIVHFGWPWYAAIAAGVAGGLLMAMLIGVLAIRTRGIYFAMVTMALSQCVYYLFYQAVDLTGGENGLRGINVRTIDLFGLRIDFINPMVRYYVIAAFVIAAFFVMSRILASPFGAVIEAVRENEMRARASGYDVTLTRLLTFVLSGGFCGLAGALQALHLSIVPIEILHYETSGLVVMIALLGGMGTFFGPMIGAAVFLVLENVVSVWTVHWQLIVGAIFIACVLFFPAGIWGTLIARGRR, encoded by the coding sequence ATGACCGAAACCACTCAATCGATCAAACAGCCCGGTGCCAGGACGGGCAGTTGGTATGAGTTCGCAACGCGGCACCGCGCCAGCATTGTCGCGGTGGTCATCCTGGTTTTCCCGTTGGTGATGCCGTTCACAGCTCTCGCCGTGAACATCCTGATCTATGGGTTGTACGCCCTCGGCTTCAACCTCGTGTTTGGTTATCTGGGTCTGTTGTCGTTCGGTCATGCCGCGCTGTTCGGGACCGGTGCCTATCTCTGTGGTATCGCCATCGTGCACTTCGGCTGGCCGTGGTATGCGGCGATCGCCGCCGGGGTCGCCGGCGGATTATTGATGGCGATGTTGATCGGCGTGCTCGCGATCCGGACCCGAGGCATCTACTTCGCCATGGTCACGATGGCGCTGTCGCAATGTGTCTACTACCTTTTCTACCAGGCGGTTGACTTGACCGGTGGCGAGAACGGCCTTCGCGGCATCAACGTGCGCACCATCGATCTGTTCGGCCTGCGGATCGATTTCATCAATCCGATGGTTCGCTACTACGTCATCGCAGCTTTTGTGATCGCCGCATTCTTCGTGATGTCGCGCATTCTGGCGTCGCCCTTTGGTGCCGTCATTGAAGCGGTGCGCGAGAACGAGATGCGTGCACGCGCGTCCGGCTACGATGTGACCCTGACGCGATTGCTGACCTTCGTCCTGTCAGGCGGTTTCTGCGGCCTTGCGGGTGCGTTGCAGGCCCTGCATTTGTCGATCGTTCCGATCGAAATCCTGCATTACGAGACCTCGGGTCTGGTCGTGATGATCGCTCTCCTGGGCGGCATGGGGACGTTCTTCGGGCCGATGATTGGTGCTGCGGTCTTCCTGGTCCTGGAGAATGTGGTCTCGGTGTGGACCGTTCACTGGCAACTGATCGTTGGAGCCATCTTCATTGCATGCGTGCTGTTCTTCCCGGCGGGCATCTGGGGCACGCTGATCGCGCGGGGCAGACGATGA
- a CDS encoding ABC transporter ATP-binding protein, producing the protein MSAAEGDAGEIILRTRGVGKTFGKFVALNNISAEFSRGAITSIIGPNGAGKSTYFNLLCGAFPPTKGSVEFEGKDVTGLPQHRFAHMGIAKSFQITSVFPQLTTRENIRVGLQALVSRYDIWRPRARLTELVERADELLALVGLWESRERAAKTLAHGEQRALEIGMALTSQPRLLLLDEPTAGMSPEETRTMMDLIVKLAGERTVILVEHKMKLVLGISDRILVLHHGELLAEGTPQEVRQNEAVKRVYLGQREH; encoded by the coding sequence ATGAGTGCCGCAGAAGGCGACGCAGGAGAAATCATTCTGCGCACCAGGGGCGTCGGCAAGACGTTCGGGAAGTTTGTCGCCCTCAACAATATCTCGGCCGAGTTTTCCAGAGGAGCGATCACCTCCATTATTGGTCCGAACGGGGCTGGAAAGAGCACCTACTTCAACCTGCTGTGCGGCGCATTTCCGCCGACCAAAGGCAGTGTCGAGTTCGAGGGCAAGGATGTCACCGGTCTGCCGCAACACCGCTTTGCGCATATGGGGATCGCGAAATCCTTCCAGATCACCAGCGTATTTCCGCAGCTTACGACACGAGAGAACATCCGCGTCGGCCTGCAGGCGCTGGTGTCGAGATATGACATCTGGCGTCCCCGTGCGCGCCTGACCGAGCTGGTCGAGCGGGCGGACGAACTGCTTGCCCTGGTCGGGTTGTGGGAATCTCGGGAGCGCGCCGCCAAGACGCTGGCTCACGGCGAGCAGCGGGCACTGGAAATCGGCATGGCGCTTACCAGCCAGCCCCGTTTGCTGCTGCTGGACGAGCCGACGGCCGGCATGAGCCCGGAAGAAACCCGGACCATGATGGATCTGATCGTGAAACTCGCCGGGGAGCGTACAGTCATCCTCGTCGAGCACAAGATGAAGCTGGTGCTGGGGATCAGCGATCGCATCCTCGTGCTGCACCACGGAGAATTGCTTGCCGAGGGAACGCCGCAGGAGGTCCGGCAGAACGAGGCGGTGAAGCGTGTCTATCTCGGTCAGCGGGAGCACTGA
- a CDS encoding ABC transporter ATP-binding protein, with protein sequence MLQISKLNAWYGASHALQDISLEVSKGEIVCLIGRNGAGKTTTLKSIMGLMGRARGSVTFKGEELLRQPAHVRFALGLAYVPEERRIVQGLSVRENLRLGLVASKQKKREAELIDEIAAIFPRLAERMDQEAVTMSGGEQQMLAIARAMIAKPDLIMLDEPSEGIMPVLVDEMFELFSSMKAQGTTVLLVEQNVELALGIADRAYVLDQGAVVHQASAQVLLADDEIKERYCSV encoded by the coding sequence ATGCTGCAGATCAGCAAGCTCAATGCCTGGTATGGCGCAAGTCACGCGTTACAGGACATCAGTCTCGAGGTGAGCAAGGGCGAAATCGTTTGCCTGATCGGTCGCAATGGGGCCGGCAAGACGACGACGTTGAAATCGATCATGGGGTTGATGGGGCGGGCGCGCGGCTCGGTCACCTTCAAGGGTGAAGAGCTGCTGCGCCAGCCGGCGCATGTACGCTTCGCGTTGGGACTGGCCTATGTTCCGGAGGAGCGGCGGATCGTCCAGGGGCTGTCCGTGCGAGAGAATTTGCGGCTCGGGCTGGTTGCCTCGAAGCAGAAGAAGCGGGAAGCCGAGCTGATCGACGAGATCGCTGCGATCTTCCCGCGGCTGGCCGAGCGCATGGATCAAGAGGCGGTCACGATGTCCGGCGGCGAGCAGCAGATGCTGGCGATCGCGCGGGCGATGATCGCAAAGCCCGACCTGATCATGCTGGACGAGCCGTCGGAGGGCATCATGCCGGTCCTGGTCGACGAGATGTTCGAGCTGTTCAGCAGCATGAAGGCGCAGGGAACGACGGTTTTGCTCGTCGAGCAGAACGTCGAGCTCGCACTCGGCATCGCCGATCGTGCCTATGTGCTGGACCAGGGGGCGGTGGTGCACCAGGCCTCCGCGCAGGTGCTGCTCGCCGACGACGAGATCAAGGAGCGCTACTGCTCGGTGTGA